The Triticum aestivum cultivar Chinese Spring chromosome 3A, IWGSC CS RefSeq v2.1, whole genome shotgun sequence genome includes a region encoding these proteins:
- the LOC123056777 gene encoding xyloglucan endotransglycosylase/hydrolase protein 8-like: MARRFLAVLAVALALLQAASAKSWLDKRFNTDGTVRTWYEASGQEVVMLNLNQQSGAAGFNSKEQFLYGEFSIQMKLIPGNSAGTVSCFYLSSGDDEWRDEIDMEFMGNSSGHPVVLNINVWANGDGKKEHQFDLWFDPAADYHTYTIIWNPENILFKVDNLFIRSFKRFGGLPYPSSKPMRLHATLWDGSYWATEKGKIPINWSNAPFVVSYRNFYANACVSGGACHAGSDSWMKKQLDGAEWGIVKWAERSYMRYNYCDDGYRFPQSAAATDPSRTGRASGVDIDIFFLEAYTILVFFVNL, from the exons ATGGCACGGCGTTTTCTGGCTGTGCTCGCCGTGGCCCTGGCGCTCTTGCAGGCCGCCTCGGCCAAGTCCTGGCTGGACAAGAGGTTCAACACGGACGGCACCGTCCGGACGTGGTACGAGGCCTCGGGCCAGGAGGTGGTGATGCTCAATCTCAACCAGCAATCCGGCGCCGCCGGCTTCAACTCCAAGGAGCAGTTTCTCTACGGTGAGTTCAGCATCCAGATGAAGCTCATCCCGGGAAACTCCGCCGGCACCGTCTCCTGCTTCTAC CTTTCTTCCGGTGACGACGAGTGGCGCGACGAGATTGACATGGAGTTCATGGGCAACTCCAGCGGCCACCCGGTGGTGCTCAACATCAACGTGTGGGCCAACGGCGACGGCAAGAAGGAGCACCAGTTCGACCTCTGGTTCGACCCCGCCGCTGACTACCACACCTACACCATCATCTGGAACCCGGAGAACATCCTCTTCAAAGTCGACAACCTCTTCATCCGCTCCTTCAAGCGCTTCGGCGGCCTCCCCTACCCTAGCTCCAAGCCCATGAGGCTGCACGCCACGCTGTGGGACGGCAGCTACTGGGCGACCGAGAAGGGCAAGATCCCGATCAACTGGTCCAACGCGCCCTTCGTCGTCTCCTACCGCAACTTCTACGCCAACGCCTGCGTCAGCGGCGGGGCGTGCCATGCCGGCAGCGACAGTTGGATGAAGAAGCAGCTCGACGGCGCCGAATGGGGCATCGTCAAATGGGCGGAGCGCAGTTACATGCGCTACAACTACTGCGACGATGGGTACAGGTTCCCGCAGAGTGCAGCCGCTACTGATCCCAGCCGGACCGGCCGGGCATCCGGTGTTGATATTGACATCTTTTTCTTGGAAGCGTACACTATTCTTGTTTTCTTTGTGAATTTGTGA